Below is a genomic region from Telmatobacter sp. DSM 110680.
GAGATATAGCCGAGCGTGGGATTGGCGGAGATGCCGCTGAATCCGTCAGAGCCGCCGCACTTCAGTCCAATGGTCAGAGCGGAAAGCGGCGCGGGTGTGCGCGTGGCGCGATTGGCCTCAACCAATCCGGCGAATGTCTGTTCGAGTGCGCCGGTCATCAGAACAGTCTCGCGGCCCGAACGCTGCTGATCGAAGAAGAGTACGGGCTTGGTGAGCTTTGGATCGCGCGCACGCAGTTCGTCCATCAACATTCTGGATTCTGCGTTCTGGCAGCCCAGGCTCAGCACAGTGGCGCCGGCGACGTTGGGGTGATGGATATAGCCGGCAAGCAAGCCGCAGAGCGCCTGCGCGTCCTGGCGCGTGCCGCCGCAGCCTCCCTGATGCGTGAGGAAGCGAATGCCATCGATGTTGGGGAAGGCGCGCTCCGAACGTGATGGCGAATCCACCGCGATACCGTTTCCGCTTGCTGCCTGCTTCGAGACCAATTGCCGGACGAGAGGACGATAGCTGTTGTGAGAGCTACCGTAGCCCAGCTCTTCTTCGAGCGCTTCTCGCATGCGCTCGACATTGCGGTTCTCGCAGAAGACCAGCGGCAGGACGATCCAGTAGTTACGCGTGCCTACCTGGCCGTCGGCGCGGTGATAGCCCATGAAGGTGCGACCTGACCAGGATGACGCGTCGGGAAGCGCGAAGGTGACGGGATGGCGCTGCGCGGTATATCCACCGGCGCGATGACGGGTATTGCGAGTGGACAGTAGGCCACCGCGGACGATGGGTTGCGTGGCTTCGCCGACAACCATGCCGTACATGATGACCAGGTCGCCGGGATTTAGATCCGCAAGTGCGAGCTTATGCTTTGGCGCGATACTTTCGGCGACGGGACATGAACCGCTCCCGTACTGCACGGTCATTCCCGCGGTAAGCGGAACCAGGGCTACGAGGACATTATCGCGAGGGTCGATCTGCAGAACGGTTTCAGGCATCGTGTGTTCCTTGGAAGCGCGCGTACAGCGATCGGTCTCTGCCAAGGATATCTCTTTCGACGCGATGTTCAGATAGCTTCTCGGCTATCATCGAGTTTCGCTGGAGATAGGACGAGGGTGCGGAATGAAAGGGATTGTGCTGCAAGAGCCCGGTAACGCGGTCTTGAAAGAAATCGACGAAGCGACTGCCGGGGGCGACGAAGTTCTTCTGCAAGTCCGGATGGTGGGTCTCTGCGGAAGCGATCTGAATTCGTATCGGGGAAAGAACCCGCTGGTAAGCTTCCCGCGAATTCCGGGGCACGAGATTTCTGCGACGGTTGTCGATCCCGGATCTCACAAAGAATGGGTGACTGGAACGCACGTTACATTGTCGCCTTACAAAGCCTGCGGACAGTGCACGGCATGTGAACGAGGCAGGCCGAACGCCTGCCGCGACAATCAGACGATGGGCGTGCAGCGCGACGGAGCCTTGACTGAGCTGATTGCAATTCCCGCGGCGAAGTTGTTTCGGGCAGACCTCTCGCTGAAGGAACTGTGCCTGGTCGAGCCGCTCACCGTGGGCTTCCACGCTGTTGGACGCGGGCGCGTGACGGCAGAGGACACAGTCGCCGTGTTTGGTTGTGGCGGCGTGGGACTGGGCGTGGTGGCAGGCGCTGCATTTCGTGGCGCGCGAGTCATCGGCATCGATCTGGATGATCAAAAGCTGGAGACGGCGAGAAAAGCAGGCGCTGCCGAGGCCATCAATTCGAAAACGAGCGACGTCCACGCGCAGCTGATGGAATTGACGAGCGGGCGCGGGCCGGATGTAGTCATCGAGGCGATTGGTTCGCCGGCAACCTATCGTGCCGCGGTAGATGAGGCAGCGTACGCGGGTCGCGTGGTGTATATCGGGTGGGCCAAAGACCAGGTTCCATACGAGACCCGACTCTTCGTACACAAGGAACTCGATATTCTCGGTTCGCGCAACGCGATGCCCGAGGATTTTCGCGACGTGATACGCATGCTCGAGGCAAAGCGCTTTCCCGTGGATGCAGCGGTGACGCACGTCGTACCGTTCGAGGCGACGCCGAGAATCCTGGCAGAATGGAATCGCGAGCCCGAGCGATTCACCAAGATCATGATCGAGGTGAGTTAAGCCGGCGGGGGGATGGCGAGTTGCGCGGTGGCGTCAGAGTTTCGCGAAATGCAGCAGCAGGCCTGCCAGTCCGCCGCCTACCAATGGGCCCATCACCGGAATGGCCGCGTAGCTCCAGTTGGAACCTCCCTTGCCGGGAATGGGCAAGAGGGCATGTGCGATGCGCGGACCCAGGTCTCGCGCAGGATTAATGGCGTACCCGGTTGTCCCGCCCAGGGAGAGACCGATGCCCCACACCAGACTGCCAACCAGCCACTGGCCGAGGCCGGGAGCGGGGCCATTGTCGGAGACCCCATGCGAAAAGATGGCCCCGGCAACGATGACCAGCACCATGGTGCCAATGACTTCACTGACAAAGTTCGCAGCGGGGTGATGAACGGCGCCGTTGGTACAGAAAACGCCGAGCTTTGCCGCCGGATCGGGCGTGAGCGACCAGTGCGGCGCATAATGAAGGGCCATGAGGGAAGCGCCGCAGAGCGCTCCGAGCATCTGCGCAGACCACAACGAAAGCAACTCAGAGTAATTTCCGCTGGAGATGGCTGCAGAGAGAGTAATGGCGGGGTTCAGGTTCGCGCCGGGGCTGCCGAAGGCCTGGGCCGTCAGCACTCCGCACAATACCGCGAGGGCCCAACCCGTGGTGACGACCATCCAGCCTGCATCGGCCGCGTAGGATCGCCGCAACGTGACGCCTGCGTTGACACCGTTTCCGAGCAAGACCAGAACCAGTGTGCCGATGAACTCGCCAAACCAGTGAGAATGCATATTTCCTTTCCTGTGAATGCGGAATGAGTTTCGCAGATGTAGACGCAAGCGAGCAACCCTAGCTCACCAGATCAGAACCATGTTTTTTGCTTGTATTCACGATACTCGTCTCCGAATTTGGTTTCGAGTACCTCCGCTTCTTTTCGGCTGCGGTAGACCTGCATGGGGATGAGAACTACGAATCCAACTAAGAGCCAGGGCCGATTGGTCCAAATGATGATTCCAACAAAGAAGAGCGAGCCGAAGACATAAATTGGGTTGCGGATGCGAGAGTACAAACCACTGGTGACGAGCGTCGACGCCTTGGCGCGCACGCTGAAGGCCCTACCCAACTGGAGTCGCGCAAGAATAAGCAACAAAACCGCGGGCGCCGCGATCGCGACTCCCACGATATGAGAGGGAGTCCACGGCATTCCCGACGCTTGATGGAAGAAAAGCACAGCGAAGACTGCGATGATCGCGAGGGTGATCATATTGAGCTTCAATGGATACCTCCCGGAGCATTCGCGGCAGGAATACTGGGCCGGCCTTTGAGGAGCGCATCGACAACCGTGTGGCCCACTTTGTAAGCGGCCTCAAGCGACGGCAGGTAGGCGCTGTAGGTTCCTATTCGCTGGTGAGCGAGGCTTTCGGCGGCAGTCATGCCGCGCGGTTGCTGATCGAAGTTGCTGACGGTGCGCAAAACGAGAATGCGTTGCCAGTCTGCACGGCCGGCTTGCGCGAGGTATTTGAGCGATTGCAGGGTGCCAGTGTCTTCCATAGCTGTGGTCGCGAATTGACCTTTGCCGCTGGTGAAGTAGCTGACCCACTCGTTAGCCCAGGCATCAAAAAGCTTGCCGTGCCAATATGTCGATGAGGATAGTTCGTCGCCCATGGTGACGAAGGGTGGACGCTGCGCGGCGGTGCCATCAAAATGAGCACGAATCTCCTTGAGCGTGTCGGGATCGTCGAGCGGGGTATTGCGAGTCAGGTTGCAGGCCCATTGTGTGAGTTCGCCATTCATCTCATAGGTCTGGCCATCAAGAGGCGTCGCGGGAGATTCAAACGGCTTCGTCTTGCGCAAGGGTATATAGCCAGTCGTCCAATCTTTCGGCATCTCGCGGGAATCAATCTCGTAGCCAAGGTCGCCGTCCACGACCCAACGCGCCCATGCCGCTGAGCCTAGCGAGATGCGGTCGGGGTTTCCACCGGCGATGCCTGCGATGAGCCAGTAGGCGTGGCTGAAGTCGAAGCGAGGGTCTAGCCCCAGCGCCATGATGGTCGCTGCGGCGTGTGCTGTTCCCTGACCGGTAAGGATGGCCATTTCGCCGTCACTGTTCATGCGTGCCGAATGATAGCCGGCGGGCAGCGGATAAATCTTGTCGAGGTGATCGCGTTCGACCCAATACTGGAGTTCACCGGGTTGATCGCCGGTGTCCTGGCCAATCTCAAACATGGCGACGACCACGACCTTTACCGGGATGGGGCGCGGCTTGGCGTAGGCGACAAACGCGAAAAGGGCCAGAAGGCCAAAGATGCATCTTGTGCGGATCATCATTGCTTGCGATGTTAACGAAAATGCAGCGAACAGTGAACAGAGGACAGTGAAGAGAAAAGGCAGACCGGGGTTATAACATGTTCAACATGTTCGGCTCTGGACGCGGTGCCGTATTTCCAAGGGGGTCATCCAAATGAGAATCGCGATTAGCATATGTGCGTTGATGGGATTGGTTGCCGTGAGCGCTCCGCGAACATTCGCGCAGGAGCAACCGGCGCATCATTGGGCGATTGTGGTGCATGGGGGCGCCGGGGTTATTGAGAAGTCAGCGCTTGGGCCTGATGGCGACAAGGCTTATCGCGCGGGCCTCGACAGAGCGATCCATGCGGGCGCTGCGGTTCTCGACAAAGGTGGATCGGCGCTGGACGCTGTTGAAGCTACGCTGCATGTGCTTGAAGAGGATCCGCACTTCAACGCGGGCAAGGGGGCAGTATTCACGCGGGAAGGGAAGAACGAGATGGACGCGTCCATCATGGACGGGGCAACTCTGATGGCTGGTGCGGTGGCGGGAGTTCAGCGAGTACACAGCCCCATTAGTGCAGCGCGAGCGGTGATGGAGAAATCGCCTCATGTGATGATTGCCGGACACGGCGCAGATGATTTTGCGGCCAGCGTAGGCCTCAAGATGGAAGAGCCAAGCTACTTCTTCACCGAGAGCCGCTGGCAGGGACTGGTAAAGCAGCTGAAGAAGCAGAATATGCCCATTCCGCCGCGTCCTGCGGGAGTTCCGCCGGCAGGCGAAGAAATTCCGGTCGCTGTGGTGGATGAGTCGGAGGGTTCGGGAGTTCACGGCACGACGGGTGTGGTAGTGCGCGACCGGAAAGGCAACATCGCGGCGGGAACCTCGACTGGGGGCATGCAGGGCAAAATGCCGGGGCGTGTGGGCGACTCGCCGATCATCGGAGCCGGGACATACGCCTCGAACAAATCCTGCGCGGTGTCGGGTACGGGCACCGGTGAGTATTACATCCGGCTTGGCGTGGCCCGCGAGGTCTGCAATCTCGTGCAGTATCGGCACATGAAGCTGCAAGACGCTGTTGATGAGGTCATCCACAAAGAACTGGAAGCGCTGCATGGCGACGGCGGTGTGATCGCGATAACTCCGGATGGACAGCTGGCTTGGAGTTTTAATACGCCGGGTATGTTCCGCGCTCGACTTGTGGAAGGCGGCCAAGTGCAGATGGGGATATATCGCGACGAGCCCTAGACAGGTTCGTTAGACTCACTAGGCATTGTTGGATTGCACGGGAGGCGCGCGTGAAAATCAAGCCTCTGAGTGTTTCTGCTGTTCTCGATAAGCTGGAAGGTTCTTATGGGCCGCAGGAGCCATGCTGGCCGGTTGATCCCTACGCAGCGCTGCTCTGGTGGCACTGCGGATATCCAGCGAGCGACGCCACCTGTATGCGCGGCTGGAACGCACTCAACAAGGAAGTTGGAATTCAGCCTCGTCAGATTCTGAAGGCTACGCAGGAAAAGCTTGCTAGCGCGTTGAAGCCGGGTGGCATGGTGCCGGAACTGAGGGCGATGCGGCTGCAGCAGATCGCCGAGCGCATTGAGAATGAATTTCTCGGAGATATGCGCAACGCCTTCGTTGGTCGCATCGAAGACGTTCGAAAGAAGCTCAAAAAATTTCCGGGTATCGCCGATCCGGGTGCAGATCGCCTTTTGCTGTTCGGCGACATTGTGCCGGTTGCGGCGGTGCCTTCAAACTGTCCCCAGGTCCTCGTCCGCATTCAGCTGGGATTGGAGCGGGAGAGTTACTCGGTGACCTACCGCGAGGCACAAGCCCTTATCGAGGCCGCGATTCCTGAACAGTTTCATCCGAGGATGCGCGCCTACCTGCTGCTGAAGGAGCACGGGCAGACGCTTTGCAAACGGAGCAAGCCGAAATGCGAGGAATGCCCTATCAGCTTGCACTGCGCCTATTTCGTGGGAAAGGACCGCGGTCGTAGCCGCCCGAAGTGACATAAGCCTGCTCATTCGGATCTAGCCTGCCTGAGTCGATTTCTACTACACTTTTCGCATGGCGTTGAAATTCACAACATCCTACATCGAAGACGCGCTTTCAGTTTTTCGCCAGTACAAGCTGTTGGGCGAGCGGGCTATGCTCCAGGTTTCGGATGAGCAACTGTTCGCATCACTCGATGAGGAATCGAATTCGATTGCGATCATCGTGAAGCACATCACGGGCAATATGCGCTCGCGGTGGACGGACTTTCTGACCACGGATGGAGAAAAGCCGACCCGCAACCGTGATGGGGAATTTGTAGAACCACCCGCAACGCGTGAAGCATTGATGCGGGAATGGGAAGATGGATGGGCTTGCGTCTTTCGCGCAATCGAGCCGCTGACGGATGCAGACTTATCTCGCACGGTGACGATTCGCGGAGAAGCCCACTCGGTGATGCAGGCGATTAACAGGCAACTGTCGCATTACCCGATGCACGTAGGGCAAATTGTCCTGCTGGCCAAGCACTATGCGGGCGAGCGTTGGCAGACGCTGAGCGTTGCGCGGAACAGGTCGGCAGAGTTCAATCGCAAAGTTGCCGCCGGCGAGGCCAGCCAGCGATAGCTCACTTATAGTCTGAAAATCGAAGGCCATCCGCAAGGGATGGCCTTTTTCTGTTGGTGTTGATCTGCTTTTTATTGCGCGGTAGCGCCGCCGCGAGCTTCGGCCTTCTGAGCGAGCACCTTGTGCGCGGTATCTTCCAGGGCCTGTGCTTCGGGCAGGAAGGTAAGCGCCTTCTGGATCATGGGATCCCAATCGGCCATGACACGCAATCCCTGAAGCTGTCCGAATTGGCTGGTGATAACTTTCTCCCGGATGCTGGTCTTCAACCAATCCATGTTGTCGTTGAGGTCTTTTTCGGTGAACGGGATGTCCTGGCCGGTGAGGTACTGCTTGAACTCGTTGATAACGCCGTCGTCGACTTGAAAATTCTTATCAACCGTGCGATTCGAGAGGTAGTGGGCCGCAAAGTGGAAGAAAGTGGCTTTGTAGAGCAGCGTGTCCTGGAAGTTATTACTCTTTGGGCTTTCGACTTTCTCGTCGGGAGTGATGCCGCCACCGCCGTACACGGTGCGGCCGGAATCGGTCATCTTCACTTCGCGGTTGCTCGAGTTAGGCGCGCTCGCTCCGGCGTGATTGTAGTAGTAGTCGTACAGGGAAACGCCGGAGTAGTTGCGTTGAATCAGGCGGCCTGACGGCGTGTAGTAGTGATAAGTCGTCAAGGCTAGGCCCGTATTCTCGCTGAGGTTGTAAACCGTCTGCACAAGGCCTTTGCCGAAGGTAGTTTCGCCGACGATAAGAGCGCGGTCGTGATCCTGCAAAGCGCCGGAAACAATCTCAGCCGCCGAAGCCGTATTGCGATTCACAAGTACCACGATAGGGAAGGTCTTGCCGTCATTGCCGTGTGTCGCCGTATAGTTCTGGTCGGGATAAGCGCGGCCACGCTGCGAGACTATGGTTTGGCCCTTGGAAAGCAGGTGGTCGCAAACCTCCACGGCCTGGCTGAGCAGACCACCGGGATTGCCGCGCAGGTCGAACACAAGGCCTTTGAGATTGGGGAAGCTGTCGATAGCCTCATTCACTTCCTGGGCGGTGGTTTCCTGAAACTGGGTGAGGTGAATGTAGCCGACGCCTGGACGAATCTCGTATTTCAAATCGACCGACGGGTGCGGAATCTCATCGCGCACGAGGTCAAATGTCAGCGCCTTGTTCTGGCCTTCGCGCAGGACGGACACCTGAACATGGGTGCCTTTTGGCCCCTTAAGATTTTTCGCTACAACATCCGACGTCATGCCATCGGTCGACTTGCCGTCAATCGCCGCAATGATATCGCCGGGACGAATTCCAGCTCGGAATGAAGGTGTCCCTTCATAGGGTGTGATGACGTAGACCTTGTTGTTTTGCTGCTGAATCACCATGCCAACGCCGTAGTAATGCCCGCGCTGGTCTTCGCGCATCTTGGCGTACGCCTTGGGATCGTAGAAATTTGAGTGCGGATCGAGGACGCGCAGCATGCCGGGAATGGCACCGTCATAGATGGCCGCGTCAGCCTTGTCGCCTTGGATAGGCTCCGCGTAATTCTGTTCGACGATCGCGTAGACGTCGGTAAACGACTTCAAACTGTCGCGAATCTGGCTTTCATCCTGCGACGACTGGGCTCCCACCCTGCGCTGCAAAAATGTGCCGGCAACGGCGCACACTGCAAAAAAGACGATGAGACTAAAGAGTGCCCTGCGGGCGGGGGGAGTCATATGCGGAAGGAACCTCCGGAGTGCAACTGCGCAGGCGGCTGAGACGGACGTCGCAGGCCAAACCTGGGCTAAAGTATAGCACTGGCTTGTTTGACGATATCCGACCCTCTTCGGGTAGCCCGTTACCTTTAGAGGATGCGAGACAGGACAGTCATGGGAAGGTCTTTGCTGTAGCCCCGCAGATTGAATTGCCGTGGATCTCGGCCAACTGCGCCGTTTTTGCTGCCCAGGCATTTACAATGGCGTCTATGCCTATGGTGGGGTCCGTTTACCGCCAGTCGCGTGCCAACTTATGACTTTGAGAATCCTTCGTGCCCCCGGGGCGTATCTGCTTTCCGCAGTCCTTCTTTCTGGCTTGGCTTTAGCGCAAGCTCGACCCTCTACCCCTGCGAGTCCCTATGGGGGGTCGACAGTTGAGGAGATCGTTGCGCGTGTAGATGACCAGATCATCACCAAATCTGACTATGACCGCACGCAGTCCGACATGGATAAGGAAATGCGCCAGAAGGGTGCTTCCATGCAGGAGATTTCGGATTCCCATAAGGACTTGCTGCGGAATTTGATTGATCAGCAGCTTTGGCTCGCCAAGGGCAAAGAACTGGGTGTGACGGGCGAAACGGAATTGGTCAATCGACTCAACGAGATCCGTAAACAGTACAACCTTGCGACGATGGAAGACCTGGAGAAGGCAGCGAAGGAGCAAGGGATATCCTTTGAAGACTTCAAGGCCAATATCCGCAACCAGATCATCACTCAGCAGGTGATGCGCGATCAGGTGGGACGCAAGATTGCGCCGACCCCGGGCGAGATTCAACGGTATTTTGAAGCGCACAAGCAGGACTACGCGCAACCGGAGAGCGTGAAATTAGGTGAAATCCTGATCTCGACCGGTGCGCAAGGCGATGATCCGCAAAAGCTTGCCGACGCCAAGGCCAAGGCCGACGATATCGAAGCCCGGTTGCATGCGGGTGGTGACTTCAGTCAGTTGGCGCGCAGCTTCAGCGAAGGCACCACTGCGGCAGAGGGTGGCGACCTAGGGCAATATAAGCGCGGCCAGCTAGACCCGCTATTCGAGCAGAAGACCTTCGGCCTGAAAACGGGCGAGGTAACTGAACCGATCCGCACCAAGCAGGGCTACGTGATTCTCAAGGTCGTTCAGCATGTGCCGGGAGGTGTCCCGCAATTGAAGGACGTTGAAAACGACGTCGAGCAGAATTATTTTGAGGCCAAAGCTGGTCCGGCCATGCGGGAATACCTTGCGCAGTTGCGGGACGAGTCAGCCATTTACATCAAGCCCGGCTACGAAGACAGCGCGGCAACCGCTACTGAGAAGCACCCCGCCGTTACCTTCAGCGCTTATACCGCGCCCACCCCCAAGAAGAAGAAAAAGGTAGAACGTACCCGGTTCCGCGAGACCACGCACACTTTCAGGCAGAAATCCGCCCCGGTGCCGGCCACGGATCAAGCCACGACTGCTCCTCCAGCAAAGGCGACCAAGGCCAGCAAAAAGGCGGATAAGACCGAACAGGCAGCGATGAAGCCCGGCAAGAAGGAGAAGATTCGTTTTGGCAAGGCTCCCCAGGAGACATTGCCGCAGGCTCCATCAAGCCCGACGGAAGATGCAGGCGCGGGTGCAACTGGCCAGGTTGCCGCGAACGCAGCAGCCGAGCCGGATAATCCACTAGAAAACACATCCAAGTCTGAGAAAAAGACGCGATTTAGCGACCGTGCCAAGCTGCCTAAGCAGCCCAAGCCGAAGGGTCCGCAACTTGATCCTGAGGCACCTCCAGCGGCCGACGCAGCTGAAGTGGCCGACCGTCAGGCTCAGGCAGGTCCACTGGGCCTGGGCGGAAACCAGACGCCGAGCAAGAAGAAAAAGAAGGCCACGACTACAGGCGACAAGACACGGCTGAGCGACAAAAAGTCCGCTCCCACCGAAGACACAGGTGACAAGCCTTTGGGGAACGCCACACAGCAGGCTCCGAACGGAACTACGCCGGTACCGCCGCAGTCGGGATTGCCCACCGTACCCCCGCAGTAGATCAGAAGATTTTCAAATAGGCGGGCCTGAGATCGATGATCCCAGGCCCGTTTTGTTTTCTGCGAAGGTGCGCTCATTCACAAATGCAGAGTGCCTGATCATTCTGGGCGCTGTTTCTCAAAGATATGCGAGATCTTCGTCAGACTATAGCCATTGTTCAGGTAAAAGCGGTGCGCATCGAGCCGTGTACTGCGTGACGTTACTCGAACTGCTGCAACGCCGGCTTCCCAACTCCACAACTCGGCGCACTCACAGAGACGAAGCCCGATCCTCTGATTGCGAAATCCGTCCTTCACGACCAGCCCACCAATCAGCGCACAGGGGGCGGATTGCAGCCGATGTTCGATATTGATCTCGATCCAGCCCACGACTTCATCCCCGAGATTCGCTACGAATGCAGCTTGGGAGGAAATACGATCTTTGAGCGAGTGTATCCAATGCACGATTTCATCAACCGAGCGGTCATAGCCAAGTTGCCTGGTGAGAATGCAAACCTCCGCCGAATCGCGCAGTTCGATCGGACGGATCATGAGTCGAGGCTGGGTAGGGGTAATGCGATCAGTCACGCTTACTATTTTCCAGCCTCAGGGCTGATTTTTGAAGCGTTCTGCTCATTGCTGTATGCTTTCCCGCAGCATGAAGGACATCTTTATCGCCGACCTGGCAACCTTTGAAGACAGTAAAATCTTCGACGCATTTTTTCTCGTTTTGCATAAGCAGATACGAACAACCAAGACCAACAAGCCTTACTTGAACCTCATCCTGGGAGACAAGACTGGGCAGGTTGAAGGCCGCATATGGGATCCCGGGGACTCGCGCATCACGAAAGAGTTTGAACGCGGGGACATCGTTAAAGTGCGCGGCTGCGTGTCGCGCTTCGATGATCGGCTGCAGATGAAGGTCGAATATTTGCGCAAGGCCCTCGCTGGTGAGGTCGAAAAGACCGATATGCTGCCATGCACGACTTGCGACGTTGACGAGCTATGGCAGAAACTCCTCGGATTCGTAGAGAGCTTCACCGATTCTCATTTAAAGCAGTTGCTGAACACCCTGCTTGCAGATTCAGGCTTGGCGCAGGCGTACAGGGAAGCACCAGCGGCGAAACAACTTCATCACGCGTGGCTGGGTGGATTGCTGGAGCATGTGGTGAGTTTGCTTACCCTGGCTGATCGCGTGGCACCCCACTATCCGATCCTGTATCGCGATTTACTGCTTACGGGCGTTGTTCTGCACGACATCGGAAAGGTGAGGGAACTGGCGTGGGACATTGGATTTGAATACACGGTAGAGGGCACTCTGCTCGGACACATCGAGATGGGCCTTGAACTGGTGAGCAAGACGATCGACGGCCTTCCGGATTTTCCGCCACGGCTGAGAACGCTCGTTCTTCACATGATTCTGTCGCACCACGGAAAGCTGGAGTTCGGATCGCCCAAGCTGCCCATGATTCCGGAGGCGCTGGTTTTGAACTTCATTGACGATCTGGATGCCAAGATGCAGGCTGTCGCTAGCGAGTTCGAGAAGTCGACCCGCGAGGGTAAGGGCGCCGATGAGCTGACCGGCAGAATCTGGGCGCTCGATCAACGGCAGATGTTGAACACGCGTGAGTGGCTGAAAGCAGACGCGAAGCCGGAACCTGGAAAGTTATTTTAAAAACCAATCCCACTGGTCTTCGGTGAGCGGGACGACTGACAGCCTTCCAATCACGAGTAGAGGCGACCCGGTAAAGATCGGCTCCGCTTTGATCTCGGCAAGGGTCTTCGGGTGTTTGAGACGCTTGCCAACTTTGACGCGCACAACGGGAACCTTGGGGTCGGTGGCATCGACGCTGCTGACCGTGCCCGTCCCGACAGCCGTGCGCTCATCGCCCGTGTGATAGAAGATCCACTTCGTCCCGGCTTTCATTTCGCGCAGATGCTTTACCGCGGCAGGGGCGGTGACGCCGTCCCACGTGGTTTCTTGATCTCGTAGAAAGTCGTCGAAGGAGTAAACCTCCGGTTCGGTCTTGAAGAGGAAGTAGGCGGCCATGGGGTCATCGTATGCGATGACGCAACGCCTAGGGAATAGGGATTTGTGGCGACAGGCTGCATAGGGCGACTACGCCCGCCCATTGACAACCAGATTCGAGAAAGTCTGGGTGGCCGGATCGTAGATAGCGTTCCAATAACACTTTCCACCGTCTCGAACGATGATGAGGTGCTTGCGCCAGTCTTCCTCTGGCTTAATGCTGCACAGCGCATTCACAAAAATGGTGTTCTTGCCGTTGACCTCGACCGCGAGGTACTGGCGGAAATACTGACCGGGGTCGTCGATGTGCCGGTTTAGATCCGGTTCCCTATTGCTCGAGGATGCGACCTGGGGAAGAGCCGCCTCAAGGTCGTTGATATCGCCTACGGTTGGTTCCCAATTCTCCAAACGCGGCTTTGAATCTGCAAAGTGATCGGCATATGTAGCAATCTCTGTTGCGGGGAGGAGAACGAAGTTGGGTCTGTGTTTCGGTGCCGCCTGCGTGACCTGCGGCTGATCTGAGTGGCTGCGTGTCCGTAGATGCCAGACCTCGATTGCCAGCGCGACGCAAAACAAAAACAAGAGAACAATCTTCCACTTCCCGGTCTGCATAGGCCGTACCCCCGCACTTCCTGACGAATGCATTATCGCTTGCCGGGTTCGCCATGATTTGAGATAAATGCTCTGCGCCCACGGCTCGTTCCCATTACAATCTAAAGAACATGATCCGATTCTCAACTGCGGGCGAATCACACGGGGAGGCGCTGATTGCGCTTATCTCTGGGCTGCCTGCCGGCCTGCCGGTCGACCTGGAATTCATCAATCGCGAGCTCTGGCGGCGTCAGCAGGGCTATGGCCGTGGCGGCCGCATGAAGATTGAGACGGACAAGGCCCATATCCTTTCTGGTGTTCGTCATGGGAAAACTATTGGTTCTCCCGTCGCGATCGAAATCGTAAATCGCGATTGGAAGAACTGGGAAGAGAAGTTGCCAGTAGAAGCAG
It encodes:
- a CDS encoding altronate dehydratase family protein; this encodes MPETVLQIDPRDNVLVALVPLTAGMTVQYGSGSCPVAESIAPKHKLALADLNPGDLVIMYGMVVGEATQPIVRGGLLSTRNTRHRAGGYTAQRHPVTFALPDASSWSGRTFMGYHRADGQVGTRNYWIVLPLVFCENRNVERMREALEEELGYGSSHNSYRPLVRQLVSKQAASGNGIAVDSPSRSERAFPNIDGIRFLTHQGGCGGTRQDAQALCGLLAGYIHHPNVAGATVLSLGCQNAESRMLMDELRARDPKLTKPVLFFDQQRSGRETVLMTGALEQTFAGLVEANRATRTPAPLSALTIGLKCGGSDGFSGISANPTLGYISDLLGELGGKSILSEFPELHGVEQELINRCVTNEVAQRFFDLMQAYSARAKAVHSGFEMNPSPGNIEDGLITDAIKSAGAARKGGVAPVRDVMDFPHYATKPGLTLLCTPGNDVECVTAQAGAGANLVLFTTGLGTPTGNPVAPVLKISTNSQLANRMGDIIDFDAGGIVNGESTIPECADQLLDLCLEVASGKRFTKAEEFGQNDFIPWKRGVSL
- a CDS encoding zinc-binding alcohol dehydrogenase family protein, with translation MKGIVLQEPGNAVLKEIDEATAGGDEVLLQVRMVGLCGSDLNSYRGKNPLVSFPRIPGHEISATVVDPGSHKEWVTGTHVTLSPYKACGQCTACERGRPNACRDNQTMGVQRDGALTELIAIPAAKLFRADLSLKELCLVEPLTVGFHAVGRGRVTAEDTVAVFGCGGVGLGVVAGAAFRGARVIGIDLDDQKLETARKAGAAEAINSKTSDVHAQLMELTSGRGPDVVIEAIGSPATYRAAVDEAAYAGRVVYIGWAKDQVPYETRLFVHKELDILGSRNAMPEDFRDVIRMLEAKRFPVDAAVTHVVPFEATPRILAEWNREPERFTKIMIEVS
- a CDS encoding MIP/aquaporin family protein encodes the protein MHSHWFGEFIGTLVLVLLGNGVNAGVTLRRSYAADAGWMVVTTGWALAVLCGVLTAQAFGSPGANLNPAITLSAAISSGNYSELLSLWSAQMLGALCGASLMALHYAPHWSLTPDPAAKLGVFCTNGAVHHPAANFVSEVIGTMVLVIVAGAIFSHGVSDNGPAPGLGQWLVGSLVWGIGLSLGGTTGYAINPARDLGPRIAHALLPIPGKGGSNWSYAAIPVMGPLVGGGLAGLLLHFAKL
- a CDS encoding isoprenylcysteine carboxylmethyltransferase family protein — protein: MKLNMITLAIIAVFAVLFFHQASGMPWTPSHIVGVAIAAPAVLLLILARLQLGRAFSVRAKASTLVTSGLYSRIRNPIYVFGSLFFVGIIIWTNRPWLLVGFVVLIPMQVYRSRKEAEVLETKFGDEYREYKQKTWF
- a CDS encoding purine nucleoside permease, with the translated sequence MMIRTRCIFGLLALFAFVAYAKPRPIPVKVVVVAMFEIGQDTGDQPGELQYWVERDHLDKIYPLPAGYHSARMNSDGEMAILTGQGTAHAAATIMALGLDPRFDFSHAYWLIAGIAGGNPDRISLGSAAWARWVVDGDLGYEIDSREMPKDWTTGYIPLRKTKPFESPATPLDGQTYEMNGELTQWACNLTRNTPLDDPDTLKEIRAHFDGTAAQRPPFVTMGDELSSSTYWHGKLFDAWANEWVSYFTSGKGQFATTAMEDTGTLQSLKYLAQAGRADWQRILVLRTVSNFDQQPRGMTAAESLAHQRIGTYSAYLPSLEAAYKVGHTVVDALLKGRPSIPAANAPGGIH
- a CDS encoding isoaspartyl peptidase/L-asparaginase, yielding MRIAISICALMGLVAVSAPRTFAQEQPAHHWAIVVHGGAGVIEKSALGPDGDKAYRAGLDRAIHAGAAVLDKGGSALDAVEATLHVLEEDPHFNAGKGAVFTREGKNEMDASIMDGATLMAGAVAGVQRVHSPISAARAVMEKSPHVMIAGHGADDFAASVGLKMEEPSYFFTESRWQGLVKQLKKQNMPIPPRPAGVPPAGEEIPVAVVDESEGSGVHGTTGVVVRDRKGNIAAGTSTGGMQGKMPGRVGDSPIIGAGTYASNKSCAVSGTGTGEYYIRLGVAREVCNLVQYRHMKLQDAVDEVIHKELEALHGDGGVIAITPDGQLAWSFNTPGMFRARLVEGGQVQMGIYRDEP